ACAACCAAACTACATGAAAAAGGTTCCATTTTGAAtttacctgtgtttgtgtggacaaggCCTAAATGTTGAGGACTCTGCTCTCTATTGTGAAGCTTCAGGTGAGCGCTgaggcttcttttatgtttaaagtcctttccacactcactgcatctaaaacgcTCTACTGAGTGAATCATCATGTGTCGCTTAATGGCGTCTTTGCgtgtgagactctttccacactgatcacatgtgaacactaGGGTTCCAGTGTGACCATTCATGTGATTTATGAGGCTAGGTTTGGTTGTGAACCTCTTTCCACACACAGCACATGCAAAcagcttctctccggtgtgagttcTCTTGTGGTGATTGAGTGTGCTTTTACATCTGAAACCtttaccacactctgtgcatctgtaaggtttctctccagtgtgaatcctcatgtgtttatcGAGTGTGGTTTTATTTAGgaaacttttaccacactctgtacatctgtaaggtttctctccagtgtgagttctcTTGTGGTTATTGAATGTGGATTTATATGTGAAATGTTTACCACACTCAgtgcatgtgtaaggtttctctccagtgtgaatcctcatgtggaggtcaacgttttgttttttagcaaaacttttcccacactgtgtgcaagtAAATATTTTTCGTTCAttgtgagttctcatgtggacttcaaggttgttattttgattaaaactctttccacactgagggcaagagtaaggcttctccccagtgtgaattctcctGTGCACTGCCAAGTTTCTTGCATGacagaagctttttccacactgttggcatgtgtacaGCCTCTCttcagtgtgaattctcatgtgggcttTAAAGCCATGGATTTTAggaaaactctttccacactgtttgcAGGTGTAAGGGTTCTccctagtgtgaactctcatgtgaacatcaaggtttggcttttgactgaaactctttctaCTCTGTTTACAGCTGAAATTACACTCAGATTTGGATTTCAGATGTCTTCCATGTGAAGTCTTTTTAGTCAGTGTGGCTTTTTCATCAGTCGTTATGTCTTGCTGTTTCTCTTCCATTTTATTCCATtgatgagtctcttctttcagcaccatcaggtcttaaacaaacaacaaaaaagtgaaCTTTAGTATAAAGGCACAAAGCAACAAGCATGAAATGGatgtttcacccaaaaattaaaatgaccttaccCCTAACTCTccgtcatgtggttttaaatatttcctttcttctggaacacaaaagaagccagcgttttttcacaatatcttcttttgcgttcaacagaatcaagaaactcataaaggtttaaaaccacatgagggagagtaaatggtcaGGAAATCTTCATttctgcatgaactatccctttaaagggttCCTATTATGAacctttttttacaagatgta
This region of Danio aesculapii chromosome 4, fDanAes4.1, whole genome shotgun sequence genomic DNA includes:
- the LOC130222112 gene encoding gastrula zinc finger protein XlCGF8.2DB-like isoform X2 — translated: MVLKEETHQWNKMEEKQQDITTDEKATLTKKTSHGRHLKSKSECNFSCKQSRKSFSQKPNLDVHMRVHTRENPYTCKQCGKSFPKIHGFKAHMRIHTEERLYTCQQCGKSFCHARNLAVHRRIHTGEKPYSCPQCGKSFNQNNNLEVHMRTHNERKIFTCTQCGKSFAKKQNVDLHMRIHTGEKPYTCTECGKHFTYKSTFNNHKRTHTGEKPYRCTECGKSFLNKTTLDKHMRIHTGEKPYRCTECGKGFRCKSTLNHHKRTHTGEKLFACAVCGKRFTTKPSLINHMNGHTGTLVFTCDQCGKSLTRKDAIKRHMMIHSVERFRCSECGKDFKHKRSLSAHLKLHNREQSPQHLGLVHTNTGKFKMEPFSCSLVVHSHEVHL
- the LOC130222112 gene encoding gastrula zinc finger protein XlCGF52.1-like isoform X1, with translation MAFIKEESEDVKIEETFRVKHEDLQEQTDLMVLKEETHQWNKMEEKQQDITTDEKATLTKKTSHGRHLKSKSECNFSCKQSRKSFSQKPNLDVHMRVHTRENPYTCKQCGKSFPKIHGFKAHMRIHTEERLYTCQQCGKSFCHARNLAVHRRIHTGEKPYSCPQCGKSFNQNNNLEVHMRTHNERKIFTCTQCGKSFAKKQNVDLHMRIHTGEKPYTCTECGKHFTYKSTFNNHKRTHTGEKPYRCTECGKSFLNKTTLDKHMRIHTGEKPYRCTECGKGFRCKSTLNHHKRTHTGEKLFACAVCGKRFTTKPSLINHMNGHTGTLVFTCDQCGKSLTRKDAIKRHMMIHSVERFRCSECGKDFKHKRSLSAHLKLHNREQSPQHLGLVHTNTGKFKMEPFSCSLVVHSHEVHL